In Lentibacillus sp. JNUCC-1, the genomic window GAATTTCTCACCCCTAATATGAAAGTTGACAAGGAAATCGGCCAAGGTAACCGAGCAGTAGGATTTGTTTCGCTTGTGATATCTGTTGGGTTATCATATATTATCGGCGCAAGCATCGGTTAGGAGTGAACGTCATGGATGTACTGGGTACGCTTGCCAAAATACTTATCGCAGTAGCAATTGTGTTTATCATAATCGGTATCATTTACTGGATATGACACTTAGCTTTCCGTGGATGAGTCCGCTCCCTCGGAAAGCAACTGCTTAAGTGTAAATCATGTGATTTTGAAGTTTAGTTAAGAAAATGAGTTAAATAAGTTCAAAAAAAGAAATTAATCGGTATAATGGAAATAAGACTATTATGAAGGAGGAATCTGAATGGCTCAAAAAAGATGGCATAAGCATTATCCAAAGGAAATACCCAAGACGATTGACTATGATCAGGCGCCATTGCATGCTTTTTTGCTAAGCAGTGCTGAAAGTTACCCAAAAAAGAAAGCGCTTCACTTTATGGGTAAGGATATGTCTTATGAGGAATTATTGGGTGAAGCGAAACAAATGGCCGGGTATTTTCAACGGCTGGGTGTCTCAAAGGGCGACAGAATCAGTATTATGCTACCGAACTGTCCACAATCTGTTATTGCGTATTATGGGGCGCTGATGGCGGGAGCAACTGTGGTGCAGACGAACCCGCTTTATACCGAACGCGAGCTGGAGTATCAACTGAAAGACTCAGGCTCAAAGATCATTGTATGTCTTGATATTTTGTTTCCGCGGGTGACAAATATTAAAGAAGAGACAGATATCGAGCATGTTATTGTAACCGGTATCAAAGATTACTTGCCATTTCCGAAAAATCTTGTCTATCCGTTCATTCAAAAGAAGCAATACAAAATGGTTGTAAACGTAACCCCATCTAAGGATACACATGTATGGAAGAGCATTATAAATGAAGCTCCTCCAGTGTATGAAATTGTAGATGTTGACCCACTCGAAGACTTAGCCTTGTTGCAATATACTGGTGGCACGACAGGTTATCCCAAAGGTGTAATGCTTACCCACTATAATCTGGTTGCCAATGTTCAAATGTGCAAAGCATGGCTTTACAATATAAAAGAAAGTCAGGAAACCATACTCGGTGTCCTCCCGTTCTTCCATGTGTACGGTATGACAACTGTGATGAATATGTCCATTATGATTAGCGCAAAAATGGTCCTCATGCCAAAATTTGAACCCGAAGATGTGCTGAAGGCCATAGAAAAACAGAAACCGACTCTGTTCCCGGGTGCCCCAACAATATATATTGGTTTGTTGAACCATCCGAAACTTAAAAATTATGACCTTTCGTCTATTGAAGCGTGTATCAGTGGCTCAGCCCCTTTGCCTGTAGAAGTGCAACAGCAATTTGAGACCATCACGGGCGGCCGTTTGGTTGAGGGATATGGTCTGACAGAGTCATCACCGGTAACCCATGCTAATTTCGTTTGGGCAGAGCGTGTGAATGGAAGTATTGGTGTTCCGTGGCCAGATACGGATTCCAAAGTGATCGATATGGCCACTATGGAAGAGGCACCTATTGGGGAAGTTGGAGAAATTGCTGTTAAAGGCCCTCAAATTATGAAAGGGTATTGGAATAATGAAGAAGAAACCATTCAAACATTAAAAGATGGCTGGCTTTATACCGGTGACATGGGATATATGGATGAAAATGGCTACTTTTACATTGTAGACCGTAAGAAAGATATGATCATTGCAGGCGGATATAATATATATCCTCGGGAAGTTGAAGAAGTACTATATGAACACGAAGCCATTCAAGAAGCGGCTGTCGCTGGTGTTCCGGACCCGTATCGCGGTGAAACTGTGAAAGCATATATTGTTTTAAAGCCTGGTTATAAAACAACAGAAGAAGAATTAAACAAACATTGTCGAAAACATCTGGCCCCGTTTAAGGTCCCGCGTATCTATGAATATATGGAAGAATTGCCTAAAACAGCGGTGGGTAAAATTTTAAGACGTAAACTTGTTGATGGAGAAAAAGAGAAAGCAAGTCAGTAACACCAGCTTCTTTTTTTAATAGTAAATTGGACGAGCTGTGTTTGACATTTAAATAAGGGCATCGTACAATAAGATATGAATGATCATTCATTCATTTTCGGCGGCAGTCAGGAAGAGAGATGATTATGAGAAAACAAAAGCCCAAATATAAACAAATTATAGATGCAGCCGTCCAGGTTATCGCTGAAAATGGCTATCATAAATCCCAGGTGTCCAAAATCGCCAGTCAGGCTGGTGTGGCAGATGGAACGATTTATCTGTATTTCAAGAATAAAGAAGATATCCTTATCTCTGTTTTTGAAGAAAAAATGGGTCAATTCATAGAGCAAATCGTTCAAAGTATTAAACATCAAGAACATGCTCAAGACAAACTTTTTACGTTGATCGAGATGCATTTCCAGCAGCTGACTGCTGATCATCACTTGGCAATTGTGACGCAATTAGAGCTTCGTCAATCCAAAAAATCCTTGCGTTTGGAAATTAATCATGTTCTTAAGCCCTATTTATCGGTTATTGATGATATTATTAAAGAGGGCATTGAGGAAAGCTTATTTCGTCCAGATCTTAATCGTCCGCTTGTAAGACAAATGATTTTCGGGACGCTTGATGAAGTGGTGACGAACTGGGTAATGAATGAGCAAAAGTATGACTTAATGGACCAAGTATTAAGCGTTCACGAATTAATTGTAAACGGTATCTCTATCCATACAGCAAAGGAGGAGTAATGTGAGTACGATTCACTATGAAGTAACAGACAATATTGCCGTGCTGACAATTCAAAGTCCACCGGCCAATGCGTTGTCAAGCACACTATTGCGTGACTTGAATCAGAAGCTTGATACAATTGAAGGCGTACCTGAAATCAAAGCAGTTATTTTGACTGGGGAAGGCAAATTCTTCTCAGCAGGAGCTGACATTAAAGAATTCACTTCGTTGCAGGAAGCATCAGATTATGAAGCTCTCTCCAAAAAAGGTCAAGTGCTTTTTGCCAGAATGGAAAATTACCATGTCCCGATCATTGCAGCTATTCATGGTGCAGCACTTGGTGGCGGGCTGGAACTTGCGATGGCATGTCATATTAGAATTGCTTCTGAGACAGCAAAGCTCGGCCTTCCAGAATTAACGCTCGGGATCATCCCTGGGTTTGCCGGGACGCAACGCTTGCCTTATTATGTAGGGGCTTCCAAAGCGTATGAGATGATACTGACTGGTGAAGCCATTACAGGGGTGGAAGCAGAAAAATATGGATTGGTAAATCAGACAACGGATGATGATTCCGTTTATGAACACGCAAAGCAGCTTGCAGATAAAATCGCTGAAAAGAGCGGACCAACCATCCATGAAATTATGAAACTCATTCCTTATGCCAGAACAGGTAATTTTACAGAAGGTGCCGATCATGAAGCTGAAGCATTTGGCCGTGTTTTCGGATCTGAGGATGCGAAAGAGGGCATAGCAGCTTTTCTTGAAAAACGAAAAGCCAGTTTCAAAGATCAATAGATTGAATAAGGAGCATTCCTGTAATGAAGAAATTTGAGGTTTGAACAGAAAAGAGCCCTCTTGGTATAGTACAGGGTGTCATGATCATGACCCCGAATTAAATAAATACCAAGGAGGACTCGCAATGAATTATAACCAAAATCACAAAATCGCGCAAATCACAGAATCCACATTGATCGTGGGGATTGACATCGCAAAAGACAAACACGTAGCTCGCGCACAAGATTATCGAGGTATTGAATTTGGCAAACGATTGATCTTTGAAAATCGAATACACGGTTATCAAAAGCTGCTTGATTGGGTAGCTAGGCTTCAAGAGAAAAACCAAAAGACACATGTCATGTTTGGCGTTGAACCGACTGGCCACTTTTGGAAGAGTCTAGCCTACTACCTGAACGCCAAAGGTTATGACTTTGTGTTAGTTAACCCGATGCATGTTAAAAAAGCAAAGAGCTGGACGACAATTCGCCCACAAAAAATGATACGAAAGACGCACGTGTTATTGCACAGATGGTTAAGGATGGTCGATACTCTGTACCGAACCTTCTTGACGGTGTTTATGCCGAGTTAAGGGAAGGGATTAAATTACGAGATCAACTCACCAAACAGCTGATGATTGTCGAAGGACGCATCCAAAACGCCATACAACGGTATTTTCCGGAGTTTGATGATGTGTTTAATGACTGGAATGGTAAGACAGCTATTTGTACACTGCGTGAATTCCCATTTCCATCTGATATTCAGGATATGACCCCTGAAGACGTGCTTTCAACGTGGAAAACAGTCGTTAAAAGTGGTGTGGGCATCAAACGTGCCAATCAGCTTGTCCAAGCTGCCCAGAAAAGCATTGGTGTTCAGATAGGTTTGCGCTTTGCCAGGCAGGAATTACAGACTCTGCTTGATCAATATGAATTGTACAACCAACAACTTGTGTCATTGGATAAAGAGATCGAAACACTTATAACAGATCTACCTGGAGCTAAAGAAATGATGGCTATTAAAGGCATTGGTCCCACGACAGTGGCCACGTTTTTCGCCGAGGTCGGAGACCTCTCCAACTACAGTCATCCCCAGCAAATTGTAAGTATGGCTGGTCTATCCTTAAAAGAACACAGCTCGGGTAAATTCAAAGGGCAAACACGAATAGACAAGCGTGGACGCAAGCGATTGAGAAGAGCGATCTATTTAGCTGTGCGCCCACTGGTAGCACATAATTCGACGTTCAAGACATTGCATCATTATTACACCACGCGTCCCGATCGTCCTTTGAAAAAGCAACAATCTCTGATCGCTTTGTGCGGTAAGTTGATACGTGTCTTATTCGCCATTGGCACGAAGCAGTGTGAATTTGATGGAAGTAAACTACTACAAGGACTACCTGAATTACAAACAAGTCAGGTGGCATGAATATTGATGTTAACTACTCCACGTAGATAAGTGGTTCTGAATGAGCGATTAATAAACCTTTTTAATTCATTTGGGATGTTTCAACAAATGCATCTGATGGCCTTAGGATTGAACAAACACCAATAGTGCAGAGTCGGAGCTTATTTAACCCATTCGGGCAATAGACCCAGCTAAGGAGCATTTCCGACCTCCACCTTGTGGATACGCAGGACGAAGGAATGTATGGATAATAATCCCGTGATACATGGGAGGGTGAGCGACCATAAGTTGTGTGGAGATTTTCAGCACGGTTATCACGTCTCTTGTCACCAAATGTTCACAATTTGGGCGTTAGGATGGCATAGACTACGTCCGAAATTTCCGAAATCAACACCTGATACTCAACCCGCATTCAATATGTCAATGAAGTGTTTGAGTAATTCTAAGAAAGTAAGAGCATTTTGGAGATATTTTAATTATATAGAGGGAGGATATCATACATGAATATTTATGTATTGCTTAAAAAAACATTTGATACAGAGGAAAAAATCAGTATTTCAGATGGACAGATTGAAGACGAAGGCGCTGAGTTTATCATCAATCCCTACGACGAATATGCGGTTGAAGAAGCAATCAAACAGCGTGATGAGCATGGCGGGGAAGTAACCGTTGTAACAATTGGAGATGAAGACTCCGAAAAACAATTGCGAACAGCTCTTGCAATGGGTGCTGACAAAGCCGTGTTAGTCAATACTGAGGACGATTTAGAGGAAGGCGATCAATATACAACTGCAACCATCCTAGAAGCGTTCTTTAAGGATAAAGAATATGACCTGATTCTCGCAGGTAACGTAGCCATTGATGAAGCAAGCGGTCAAGTAGGGCCTCGTTTGGCGGAGCGTTTGGGTATTGGGTGTGTCACAACGATTACCAGCCTGGAAATCGACGGAGACACAGCCAAAATCGATAAAGATGTTGAGGGTGATATAGAGAAAGTAGAAACTGCATTGCCATTGCTCGTCACTTGCCAGCAGGGATTAAACGACCCAAGATATCCATCGCTTCCTGGGATTATGAAAGCGAAAAAGAAACCTCTGGAAGAGCTTGAAATTGACGATCTCGATCTTGACGAAGAGGATGTAGAGCCAAAAACCAAGACAGTCGAAATCTTCCTGCCACCTGAAAAAGAAGCTGGAAAAATGCTTGAGGGTGAGCCTGAAGAGCAAGTGAAAGAACTTGTTGATCTACTAAGAAACGAAGCGAAAGTTCTGTAAGTAAAGAAGCCGAGTCATATAGAGAATGAGACATGCGAGACGGAAAGGAGAAGCGTGATATGAGCGAAAAAATGTTGGTAATAGGTGAATCAAATGATGGTGAACTGCGTAATGTAACATTTGAAGCCATTGCAGCAGCTAAGAAAATTGACCCGGAAGGTGATATAACTGGTTTGATCTGCGGTCATGGCAATCTTGAATATCAAGCAAATGAAATGATTTATTATGGAGCCGATCATGTCGTTACAGTAGACCACGAAAAGCTTGCTGAATATACTTCAGAAGGTTATAGTCAAGCAGTTATGTCTGTAATAGAAGACCTTTCACCAGAGGTTATTGTTATGGGGCATACTTCAATTGGCAAGGATTTATCACCTAAGTTAGCAAGCAAGATGGAAACTGGGTTAATTTCTGATGCCACTTCTATCGATCATGATGGAGATAAACCAGTCTTCACACGTCCTATATATTCAGGAAAAGCATTTGAAAAGAAAGTGATTACGGATGGTTTAACATTCGCGACAATTCGACCAAACAACATCGCTGCTCTTGCCCGTGACGAATCAAGAACAGGGACGTTAATCCGAAAGATGTGGATATAAAAGATTTGAGAACAGTGATTAAAGACGTTATCCGCAAATCATCTGAAGGTGTTGACTTGTCTGAAGCGAATGTTATTGTTTCAGGCGGGCGTGGTGTCAAAAGTGCAGATGGCTTTAAACCCCTTTATGAACTAGCTGAAGTTCTTGGCGGTGCAGTAGGAGCTTCCCGCGGGGCATGTGATGCCGATTATTGTGATTACTCATTGCAGATCGGCCAGACAGGAAAGGTCGTCACACCTGACTTGTATATTGCAGTAGGTGTATCAGGTGCCATACAGCATTTGGCGGGTATGTCAAACTCCAAAGTTATTGTCGCAATCAACAAAGATGCTGAAGCCAATATATTTAATGTGGCAGACTATGGGATCGTGGGAGATTTGTTCGAAATCGTCCCAGCTTTAATTGAAGAGATTAAAAAAGTCAAACAAGCATAAGATAAAGCCGGCTGAGAGATGCCGGCTTTTTTCATTGCTTAGGTAATTATAAAATATCCAAGCTGCTAATATCCATTGCCAAGGGCGACGTCCAGCCCCAACGCCTACCCCCTCGAGTCATGAGCAATAACGTTTCGTGGCCAAGACCGCCACTACACGTTCTTGCTTATGATTTTCGGGGGTGACCAAGGCGTTTCAACTTTTGTTCTAAGCAAACTATTAGCGTGGTTATGATAACGGTGATATACTCGGTCTAGAGTTTATGAACAAGGAGGAAATAAAATGGCAATTGTAAATGTAACAGATCAAAATTTTGCGGATGAAACTTCAGGCGGTCTTGTATTGGCTGACTTTTGGGCTCCTTGGTGCGGCCCTTGTAAAATGATTGCTCCTGTATTGGAAGAAATTGATACAGAACTTAACGATAAAGTTAAAATTGTTAAATTAGATGTAGATGAAAACCAGGAAACTGCCGGAAAGTATGGCGTTATGAGCATTCCGACATTGTTGTTGTTCAAAGATGGCGAGGTCGTTGATCAAGTTGTTGGCTTCCAGCCGAAAGAGGCTTTGGTAGACGTCATCAATAAGCATGCTTAATACCTTGATTGATCTACACAGTTATCCCTTGTTATTCTTGTAACAAGGGGTAACTTTTGTTTTAAACATAATAAGGAATGATTGACTCATGAACCAGAATATTAAGGATAAGCTAGCGGTGCTTCCAGTCCAGCCAGGCTGCTATTTAATGAAAGATAAACATCAGACTGTCATTTATGTCGGTAAGTCAAAGGCATTACGCAACCGTGTCCGTTCGTATTTCACAGGGCCAACGATCAAAAAACGCAGCGTCTTGTCCAGGAAATTGCCGATTTTGAATATATTGTTACATCTACGGAGATAGAAGCCCTTATTTTAGAAATGAATTTGATTAAAAAGTATGATCCAAAGTATAACGTTCTCTTGAAAGATGATAAAAGTTATCCATATTTAAAAATCACAAGTGAACGCCATCCGCGTCTTTTGATTACAAGAAAAGTAAAAAATGATAAAGGAAAATACTTTGGACCATATCCAAACGTACTAGCAGCCCGTGAAACGAAAAAACTACTAGATAGATTGTACCCCTTGAGAAAATGCAACAATCCCCCGGGTAGACCTTGTTTATATTATCATATGGGACAATGTCTGGCGTGTCGTGAAACTCCACCGCAAAAAGAGGAATATCATACGATTATTAAAAACATATCTTCTTTTCTCCATGGCGGTTATAAAGGTATCAAAGATGATTTGAAATCTAAAATGGCTGCGGCGAGTGAGGACTTGAATTTTGAACGCGCTAAGGAATTGCGTGATCAAATACAGCATATTGAAGTTGTCATGGAGCAGCAAAAAATGACGTTAAATGATCGAGTGGACCGTGATATCTTCGGCTATAGTTATAATAAAGGCTGGATGTGTATTCAAGTGTTCTTCGTCAGACAGGGCAAATTGATTGAAAGAGACGTCGCTGTATTTCCTTTCTTCGATGAAGCAGAAGAGGTTTTTCTAAGCTATATTGGGCGATTTTATTTGCATCAGCACCATCTCAAACCAAAAGAAATCCTGGTGCCGATTGGCACGGATATCGATATATTGAAAGAATTACTTGATGTGCATGTGCACACGCCTTTTCGCGGACGGAAGAAAGAGCTGGTTGAATTGGCGATGAAAAACGCTAAAATTGCATTGGACGAAAAGTTTTCTATGATTGAACGGGATGAAGAACGAACAATTGTGGCAGTAGAAGAACTGGGTGAGCAATTGCATATCGAGACGCCTTTACGGATTGAAGCATTTGATAATTCCAATATACAAGGGACAGACCCGGTTTCCGCCATGGTGGTCTTTATCAACGGCCGTCCTGATAAAAAAGAATACAGGAAGTTTAAGATTCGTGATGTTGAAGGTCCGGATGATTATGAGACAATGCGTGAAGTTATCAGAAGAAGGTATACAAGAGTGTTAAAAGAGCAGCGCCCGCTCCCAGATCTAATTGTGGTCGATGGCGGAAAAGGGCAGATGAGTGCTGCTATGGATGTGCTTGAAAACGAATTGAGTCTTGATATTCCCCTTTGTGGCCTTGTGAAGGACGATAAGCACAAAACGAGTGAATTATTATATGATATCCCGCCCCGCCCCATTGAACTCGGCCGTCAATCACCTGCATTCTATCTTGTCCAGCGAATACAGGATGAGGTGCACCGGTTTGCCATCACCTTTCATAGGCAGCTGAGAGGGAAAAATCTGATTCAATCTGAACTAGACGGTATACCGGGGGTTGGACCCAAAAGACGTCGACTGCTACTTGAACATTATAAGACGATTGGCGGGATTAAGAACGCAAAGCCTGAAGACTTAACACGGCTCGGAATCCCGAACCATGTAGCAGAAGATATTCAAGTATATTTAAATCAGCCAGAGGAATAAACACACAAGAGACCATTCACCACACTTGAGGTGAATGGTCTCTCATTTTATTGATATTAGATATCTGTGAAATAAACGGTAAATACGATTTGATGTATGTTGGTGTTAATCATTTCATTGCATTCACAAGTTCTGTTTTTAATAAGCCCTATAGCCTCCGACAGGAATCCTGCTTCCAGACGAAAATCAATTTCAAATGGAGCTTTTAGACGGTAGACGACCGCATCCGACATTAAGGTGAATGTAAGTGATTTCCGTTTTTCTTTAACAAATTCCAGTCTGCCCCAGCCTAATTTTTCGAAAAGATAAAATAGATCGTGCATGGTCTCCGGATTAAGACGTCGTGCGAGATTTTTCCCCATAAAGTAAAGTAAAGTGTCAGCTTCTGTGCCTAGGACCTCTGGCAGACTAATATAGCGGAGGACATCATATCCGGCACCGGTTGTATTCAGTTCATCCAGCATGGATAGTTTAAAAGTGTTTTGTTTTTGTTTCAATGGTGCCCTCTCCTTTTATGTCGAACCAACAATTTTTAACCTGCAATATACATTATCCAATGAAAGGGGCATATATGCAAGAGAATATAAATACTTTTTCCATATCATTCTAGTAAAACTGAACACCTTTTCTTGACGGTCTGCAAGGTTAGAAGTACAATATATATGTCATAAATTGTACAAATGTTGCCGGGAAAATACCTAACATGTCATGGTGGCATATCTGTACGATCACAAACAACTTTTTGACCGAGGGGGGTAAACATGGCAGAGCATCGCGATTTCTTTTACAGAAGGCTCCATTCACTTCTGGGTGTGATCCCAATAGGGGTATTTCTGACACAACACCTGATTGTGAATCATTTTGCCGTGTATGGTGAAGACAGTTTTAATAAAGCGGCAGGATTTATGGAGAGCTTGCCATTCCGGCTTGTCCTGGAAACATTTATTATTTTTCTGCCCATTCTGTTCCATGCGATCTTAGGGTTTATATCGCTTTTACAGGTAAAAACAATCCAGGAAAATATTCATTTTTCCGTAACTGGATGTTCTTGCTGCAGCGTATTACAGGGATTATTACATTTATTTTTATCGTCTG contains:
- a CDS encoding electron transfer flavoprotein subunit beta/FixA family protein: MNIYVLLKKTFDTEEKISISDGQIEDEGAEFIINPYDEYAVEEAIKQRDEHGGEVTVVTIGDEDSEKQLRTALAMGADKAVLVNTEDDLEEGDQYTTATILEAFFKDKEYDLILAGNVAIDEASGQVGPRLAERLGIGCVTTITSLEIDGDTAKIDKDVEGDIEKVETALPLLVTCQQGLNDPRYPSLPGIMKAKKKPLEELEIDDLDLDEEDVEPKTKTVEIFLPPEKEAGKMLEGEPEEQVKELVDLLRNEAKVL
- a CDS encoding TetR/AcrR family transcriptional regulator, which encodes MRKQKPKYKQIIDAAVQVIAENGYHKSQVSKIASQAGVADGTIYLYFKNKEDILISVFEEKMGQFIEQIVQSIKHQEHAQDKLFTLIEMHFQQLTADHHLAIVTQLELRQSKKSLRLEINHVLKPYLSVIDDIIKEGIEESLFRPDLNRPLVRQMIFGTLDEVVTNWVMNEQKYDLMDQVLSVHELIVNGISIHTAKEE
- a CDS encoding long-chain-fatty-acid--CoA ligase codes for the protein MAQKRWHKHYPKEIPKTIDYDQAPLHAFLLSSAESYPKKKALHFMGKDMSYEELLGEAKQMAGYFQRLGVSKGDRISIMLPNCPQSVIAYYGALMAGATVVQTNPLYTERELEYQLKDSGSKIIVCLDILFPRVTNIKEETDIEHVIVTGIKDYLPFPKNLVYPFIQKKQYKMVVNVTPSKDTHVWKSIINEAPPVYEIVDVDPLEDLALLQYTGGTTGYPKGVMLTHYNLVANVQMCKAWLYNIKESQETILGVLPFFHVYGMTTVMNMSIMISAKMVLMPKFEPEDVLKAIEKQKPTLFPGAPTIYIGLLNHPKLKNYDLSSIEACISGSAPLPVEVQQQFETITGGRLVEGYGLTESSPVTHANFVWAERVNGSIGVPWPDTDSKVIDMATMEEAPIGEVGEIAVKGPQIMKGYWNNEEETIQTLKDGWLYTGDMGYMDENGYFYIVDRKKDMIIAGGYNIYPREVEEVLYEHEAIQEAAVAGVPDPYRGETVKAYIVLKPGYKTTEEELNKHCRKHLAPFKVPRIYEYMEELPKTAVGKILRRKLVDGEKEKASQ
- a CDS encoding DUF2507 domain-containing protein; translated protein: MKQKQNTFKLSMLDELNTTGAGYDVLRYISLPEVLGTEADTLLYFMGKNLARRLNPETMHDLFYLFEKLGWGRLEFVKEKRKSLTFTLMSDAVVYRLKAPFEIDFRLEAGFLSEAIGLIKNRTCECNEMINTNIHQIVFTVYFTDI
- a CDS encoding enoyl-CoA hydratase, with protein sequence MSTIHYEVTDNIAVLTIQSPPANALSSTLLRDLNQKLDTIEGVPEIKAVILTGEGKFFSAGADIKEFTSLQEASDYEALSKKGQVLFARMENYHVPIIAAIHGAALGGGLELAMACHIRIASETAKLGLPELTLGIIPGFAGTQRLPYYVGASKAYEMILTGEAITGVEAEKYGLVNQTTDDDSVYEHAKQLADKIAEKSGPTIHEIMKLIPYARTGNFTEGADHEAEAFGRVFGSEDAKEGIAAFLEKRKASFKDQ
- the trxA gene encoding thioredoxin; the encoded protein is MAIVNVTDQNFADETSGGLVLADFWAPWCGPCKMIAPVLEEIDTELNDKVKIVKLDVDENQETAGKYGVMSIPTLLLFKDGEVVDQVVGFQPKEALVDVINKHA